In Methanofastidiosum sp., the sequence AATTTCACTGTTTCTTTTTTCAATCTCTTCAATCTTAGTATGAAGATGTTCTTCAACTGATTTTGATAATAAATCATTAATGAGGTCTCTAGTAAACATGATATCACTAAATCAAAGATTTCTTGGGACAACTATAAAATCGTCTTCTTTTTTGTTAAAGTTGTTTTTAATACCCTCAATATTATTGAAGGATTTTGGTTTTGAATCTTTTCTCAAAACATTGACATTTTCTACTACATAATAAAGCTCTTTTTCGCCGACTTTAATCTCATCAATAATTGAAAATTCTTTAAGAATTCTCTCAAATTCTTCACGGAATTTTTCTTTTTCTTTATCAGAAAGCTTTAATCTAGCAATTTCTGAAACTCTCTCTATAACACGGTCATCTATAATGGTTTCTACCATTTTTACCCCTTCAAAATTTAAAGTTGTTGACTTAAGATTGCATATAAATGTTTCTCTTATAATATGGCTAGATTAAGCCTTTAAAAGCCTTAAGAATATCAACATCTCTTAAGATACCAATAAGTAGATTATTATCTCCAATGACAGCGATGTATCTCGTTCCCTCTTCTTGAAGTATTTCAATTGCTTGAGATATTGGTAAATTTTGATTAATTGTTGAATATCCTTTTTTCAAGTAGTTTGAAACTGGCTTACTGGGCAAGTAAAAATTACTAGTCCCAATCAAAACTGAAGATTTCCAGTTCCAATCCCAATCGTCTCCAGACTCGCCCTTTGTTCCGTCTGATTCTATAATGCCACTTATTATCTCGCCTGCTCTGATCATATCTGTAGTGTCCAATAATCCTACAAACTTGCCTTCTTCATCAAGAACACCAAGAAAAAATACTTTGAAGTTTAGCATTATTTTAGAAGCTATATATGTGGGAGTTTTTTCCCAAACACTCATAAAATTATTGTGGTCAATAAATTCAGAAATAGATCTATTGATTTTATATTTTTTACTTACTAACGGAAGTATTTCTTTTAATGAGATAGTACCAATAACATTGCCATTTTCAACTACAGGAAGATAATAAAAATCTCCACTTAAAAACAATGAAATGGCTTGCTTAATGGTATCTTTTCTATTTATTAGTGGAACTTCTCTCCTCATTATTAAGGCTAATTGTTCTTCTTCTGGTTTTGAGAGTATATCACTAATGTTAATAATACCAAGAAATGAATCAGTGCCCTCTTTTAATGCAATTAGTTCAGATATATCGTTTTTTTTCATTGTTTCAATTGCAAGAGCCCTATCACTAGGTATAGTGAATTTTAAGAAATTCTTTTTTATAATCCCATCTAATGTCATTTTACTCCCTCATTACGATAAATTTATATAATGGATAAACTTTTTTTTGTTAGTGATTACATGGTAAAGAGAAAACCGCAGGCTGCTGGAGGGGCAATGCCAGCAACTGGTGCTGGACTCATCAGATATTTTGATGAGGACGAAGGAGGATTAAAAATCCGTCCTGAAATCGTAGTTGTTATATGTTTTCTTGTGATAGTCGCCGGTGTACTATTACAGATATTTGGGGCAGAACTTTTAGGCTTCTAATATTTATAAATGTTCATCTTTTTTGTATTCTTTATTAAATTTTTTAAATGGATTTTCTTTACTAAGATATTCATTGTTTTGTCTTTCGCTACCATCAATGCATGTTTCATCCACAGAGACAGTTGTTTCTTCTATCTTATTTTCATTTGATTCATTGTCTAATTTCTCTTCTTCTCCAAAAAGGGTAAATTCATCCTTCATTATATTATCAAATCGTTCTTGTTTTTCTAGATCTAATGTTTCTTCTATCTCATCTTCAATCGGTTTATAAGATGGTTCAGGAGTTACGAACGAAGAGGATTTTGTTACTGGACTCTGATCTTCAAATTTTTGTATAAATCTTCTGGAGCCCTCTAGTTCTCCCTCTAGCTTTGCACATTTCAGTCTTAATTCGCTAAATTCTTCCTCCATTTTAAGCATTTTATTCAGTTTGAATTCTAGCTCAGATTTATCTTCTTTCAAAACCTTTAGTTTTCTTAAAGAATTTTCAAGTTCGTCATTAACTTCATTGAGCTTTATTTTTAAACTGTCGTTTTCAGCCTTGTACATTTTCGCTTTTTTTATTTCTTCTAGAGGAGGAAGTTTTCCCTTTGATACAATAATGCAATCTTTTCCAACAGAAACAATTTCATCAGATACTATAGTGATCTTAGTTTCAAATCTCAAAAGTTTTGATTCGGAACGAGAAAGACCATAACTTTCAGCACTCTGGCCAAGTTTCATATGAATAAGAATTTTACCTTCCACCATTTCAATGTCAACATTTTTAACAAATCCTTTTATAGTGCCGGATATATCTACCAATAGCTTATTAGTAAACTGGCCTTCTGCACCTGACATAACATCCATAAAATCCCTCTTTAATCATTAAAATATAAGAATTATATGTGAATATATTATTTAAACTTATGGTTTATTTTGGCTGTGGGACATAATTCCTTTTGCCCCCCGTAATTTAGGTAAATCTTCTTGGATAATATTAAATCCACTGATAAAGAAAAATCCTGTT encodes:
- the gatC gene encoding Asp-tRNA(Asn)/Glu-tRNA(Gln) amidotransferase subunit GatC — encoded protein: MVETIIDDRVIERVSEIARLKLSDKEKEKFREEFERILKEFSIIDEIKVGEKELYYVVENVNVLRKDSKPKSFNNIEGIKNNFNKKEDDFIVVPRNL
- a CDS encoding CBS domain-containing protein, with product MTLDGIIKKNFLKFTIPSDRALAIETMKKNDISELIALKEGTDSFLGIINISDILSKPEEEQLALIMRREVPLINRKDTIKQAISLFLSGDFYYLPVVENGNVIGTISLKEILPLVSKKYKINRSISEFIDHNNFMSVWEKTPTYIASKIMLNFKVFFLGVLDEEGKFVGLLDTTDMIRAGEIISGIIESDGTKGESGDDWDWNWKSSVLIGTSNFYLPSKPVSNYLKKGYSTINQNLPISQAIEILQEEGTRYIAVIGDNNLLIGILRDVDILKAFKGLI
- a CDS encoding preprotein translocase subunit Sec61beta — its product is MDKLFFVSDYMVKRKPQAAGGAMPATGAGLIRYFDEDEGGLKIRPEIVVVICFLVIVAGVLLQIFGAELLGF